A window of the Corythoichthys intestinalis isolate RoL2023-P3 chromosome 6, ASM3026506v1, whole genome shotgun sequence genome harbors these coding sequences:
- the si:dkey-182i3.8 gene encoding si:dkey-182i3.8, with product MGDFATLAAAILERMANRLVAEMSKDNVSFHMTQEISTSNGENIITSSQDLTEFVKIVAMLAQEASTEINSVFLQLCDSVNKETLTLRDKVIALEGQLKVATEDLDKYKVWKESVMNGCPVLNEETGWIMTLKPYGKLVEFNDVMEKEEAESTTADVDGDSHEVYTIEEVTCGDESPSTSTQDIAQPDNMAPSIDTKKLIPANLQNKPFECQVCKKTFSYRDQLRKHSYTHKEPLKCTQCPKTFRSSASLERHKLRHEGKKPRTFACQHCEKTFNCKQRLKTHEMIHDLSLDQILSGKTFMCETCGVGFAHRHNLKRHIRIHTGERPYKCHVCGASFRQDRLKAHMLVHGAKKPFMCDVCSKTFLYNWQLKKHQKVAHQNGADGGTLTRRRRSRPRGLQNRDVIVKRDRSIVDMTKFTCQTCNRKFNTEAGLKKHELIHTGSAPFTCEICGKAFLYKATFNYHLRTHSGERPYACDVCGKTFIVRQVLETHRLQHTGEKPHTCEHCGKAFRVYANYRLHLRIHTGEKPYQCEVCGVRFRQLGHVKYHMKVHTGEQLYTCGTCGFSFSNAKQLKRHACTAPTCPFFIDCIFNQFGHCQMGGFAEQATSILEQMANKVAVEIKNIVISSNIQQEFFTFDEGNTLISSQDLLIHHIEAFMTLLVQEAANDICQLFCECSSLLRSQGEAQVEELKNRLDVAEKSLSMILENACAVVVDTEAQEGGGVAEILQLETQSTAMPGEVEKSAILDVTPYEDMLLEPTQIIIVDEMPLGSDQQETKSAPDDHHVDVDFERLEYATDADQTSQTKSKEPDGHQLNTLQVRPRLEKKFMCSLCGCSFPLQRSLNAHMRQHTGQGQHTGKRAHTCNTCGKGFTLRQILLDHQRLHNDDRPYKCTQCDKSFYRVNGLKMHKRLHAIRCVRTGEHRCHVCEKKFSLQSNLRRHMRIHTGEKPYCCDTCGKSFNQADTLKIHQRIHTGERPFICETCGKTFIQKGTLKAHTDAASPACVACGAVAACADAMRIHIQTHADGVQCACMLCGHWLTTVAELRSHQQEHQTATRAHGCTMCGKRFMSASYLKIHLRLHTGVKKPFSCNVCLRTFSQLSSLKLHQEIHIGEKPYSCDKCGKSYSDVSLLTRHRCNINAEKGTVMDEKVYTCEICNKHFKHAPNLIRHRRIHTGEKPYVCKVCGRSFNQSNSLKAHQLTHTGLKRFICGSCNKGFSDKRNLKSHKCSYYLTA from the exons ACAGAATTTGTCAAAATTGTGGCGATGCTAGCCCAAGAGGCAAGCACAGAGATCAACAGCGTTTTCCTGCAGCTGTGTGACTCTGTAAATAAGGAAACGCTGACACTACGTGACAAAGTGATTGCGCTGGAGGGCCAGCTAAAAGTTGCGACGGAAGACTTGGACAAGTACAAAGTATGGAAGGAAAGCGTGATGAATGGCTGCCCCGTGCTAAATGAGGAGACTGGGTGGATCATGACTCTGAAGCCTTATGGAAAATTGGTGGAATTCAATGATGTGATGGAGAAGGAAGAAGCTGAGTCCACAACAGCAGATGTTGACGGAGACAGTCACG AAGTGTATACGATTGAGGAAGTAACCTGTGGAGATGAGTCACCATCAACCAGTACACAAG ACATTGCACAGCCTGACAACATGGCGCCATCAATAGACACAAAGAAACTTATACCAGCAAATCTTCAAAATAAGCCATTTGAATGTCAAGTATGCAAGAAAACCTTCAGCTATAGGGACCAGCTCAGAAAGCACTCGTACACCCACAAGGAGCCCCTGAAATGCACCCAGTGTCCCAAAACCTTCCGTAGCAGTGCTTCATTGGAGCGTCACAAGCTGCGTCATGAGGGAAAGAAACCTCGGACCTTTGCGTGTCAGCACTGCGAGAAGACCTTCAACTGCAAACAGCGGCTCAAGACACACGAAATGATTCATGACCTTTCCTTGG ACCAGATTTTGTCAGGTAAGACCTTCATGTGTGAGACGTGCGGCGTCGGCTTTGCACATCGGCACAACCTCAAGCGTCACATCCGCATCCACACGGGCGAACGGCCTTACAAGTGCCACGTGTGCGGCGCCAGCTTCAGACAGGACAGGCTGAAAGCTCACATGCTTGTCCATGGTGCCAAAAAGCCCTTCATGTGCGACGTGTGCAGCAAAACCTTCCTGTACAACTGGCAGTTAAAGAAGCACCAAAAGGTGGCACACCAGAATGGCGCAGATGGCGGCACCTTGACTAGGAGGCGCCGCAGCCGTCCACGGGGACTGCAGAATCGCGATGTCATCGTCAAACGTGACAG GAGCATTGTGGACATGACAAAGTTTACCTGCCAGACGTGCAATCGCAAGTTCAACACCGAGGCGGGCCTCAAAAAACACGAGCTGATCCACACGGGCAGTGCCCCGTTCACCTGCGAAATTTGCGGCAAGGCTTTCCTCTACAAGGCCACCTTCAACTACCACCTTCGCACGCACAGCGGTGAGCGTCCGTACGCCTGCGACGTGTGCGGCAAGACCTTCATTGTCCGCCAAGTGCTGGAGACGCATCGGCTGCAGCACACGGGCGAGAAGCCGCACACCTGCGAGCATTGCGGCAAGGCTTTCCGGGTCTATGCCAACTACCGGTTACACCTCAGGATCCACACAGGTGAGAAGCCTTATCAGTGCGAGGTGTGCGGTGTCCGATTCCGTCAGCTTGGACACGTCAAGTACCACATGAAGGTGCACACGGGCGAGCAACTGTACACCTGTGGCACGTGTGGATTCAGCTTTTCCAACGCCAAACAGCTGAAGAGACATGCTTGCACCGCTCCAACCTG TCCA TTCTTCATAGACTGCATCTTTAATCAGTTCGGACATTGCCAAATGGGGGGCTTTGCGGAACAAGCTACCTCCATTCTGGAGCAAATGGCGAACAAGGTTGCCGTTGAAATTAAGAACATTGTCATTTCCTCCAACATTCAGCAAGAATTTTTTACTTTCGACGAAGGAAACACTCTAATTTCATCGCAGGATTTG TTGATCCATCATATTGAAGCATTCATGACATTGCTGGTTCAAGAGGCTGCCAATGACATCTGCCAGCTTTTCTGCGAATGTTCCTCTTTGCTGCGCTCGCAA GGGGAGGCGCAGGTGGAGGAACTGAAGAATAGGTTGGATGTGGCAGAAAAGTCGCTGAGTATGATCTTGGAAAATGCTTGTGCTGTCGTAGTGGATACGGAGGCACAAGAGGGTGGAGGAGTGGCGGAAATATTGCAATTAGAGACACAAAGCACAG CCATGCCCGGAGAAGTCGAAAAGTcggccatccttgatgtaacacCATATGAG GACATGCTATTAGAACCAACACAGATCATCATTGTTGACGAGATGCCCTTAGGTTCTGACCAGCAGGAAACTAAATCTGCCCCAGATGACCACCACGTTGACGTAGACTTTGAG AGACTGGAATATGccaccgatgccgaccaaacgaGCCAAACTAAAAGCAAAGAACCAGACGGCCATCAGCTCAATACTCTTCAGGTGCGGCCCCGACTTGAAAAGAAGTTCATGTGCTCACTGTGCGGATGCAGCTTCCCCCTCCAGCGTAGCCTCAACGCGCACATGCGGCAGCACACAGGTCAGGGTCAGCACACAG GCAAGCGTGCTCACACATGCAACACGTGTGGTAAGGGCTTCACACTCAGGCAGATCCTGCTGGACCACCAACGATTGCACAACGATGATCGACCTTACAAGTGCACGCAGTGCGACAAGAGCTTCTACCGAGTGAACGGCCTGAAGATGCACAAACGCTTGCACGCCATTCGGTGCGTACGCACCGGCGAGCACCGCTGCCACGTCTGTGAGAAGAAGTTCAGTCTCCAAAGCAACCTACGGCGCCACATGCGCATCCACACGGGTGAAAAACCTTACTGCTGCGACACGTGCGGGAAGAGTTTCAACCAAGCCGACACGCTGAAGATTCACCAGCGGATCCACACTGGGGAGCGGCCGTTCATATGCGAGACCTGCGGAAAGACTTTCATCCAAAAGGGGACCCTCAAGGCACACACCGACGCCGCCTCACCTGCTTGTGTGGCATGCGGCGCTGTGGCGGCTTGCGCCGATGCAATGCGCATCCACATTCAGACTCATGCTGACGGCGTGCAGTGCGCCTGCATGCTGTGTGGCCACTGGCTGACCACGGTGGCAGAGTTGCGCTCGCACCAGCAGGAGCACCAAACGGCGACTCGGGCACACGGCTGCACCATGTGCGGGAAAAGATTCATGTCGGCGAGTTACTTGAAGATACACCTCCGCCTGCACACTGGAGTCAAAAAGCCCTTCTCCTGCAACGTTTGTCTTCGCACATTTTCACAGCTCAGCAGCCTCAAGTTGcaccag GAAATACACATAGGTGAAAAGCCTTACTCTTGCGATAAGTGCGGCAAGTCTTATAGCGATGTGAGCCTCTTGACGCGCCACAGGTGCAACATCAATGCTGAGaag GGAACGGTCATGGACGAGAAAGTGTACACTTGCGAAATATGCAACAAACACTTCAAGCATGCCCCCAACTTGATCCGCCACCGTCGAATCCACACCGGCGAGAAGCCGTACGTCTGCAAAGTGTGCGGCCGCAGCTTCAACCAGAGCAACAGCCTCAAAGCCCACCAGCTGACCCACACAGGCCTCAAGAGGTTCATCTGCGGGAGCTGCAACAAAGGCTTCAGTGACAAGAGAAACCTCAAAAGCCACAAATGCAGCTATTATTTGACTGCCTGA